TTTTTCTTCTAAACCGAAAAGAAGTATTGAAATTGGGGTTGTGAAAGTTCCCTTTATTTCAAATTACAGTGATATTGAACCATTCCTGTATGAGGAGGATGTATCCATCAAATGGATAGAAAAGGCCGAGGACTTTGGCCATCCTGATGCGCTTATTATTCCGGGGACGAAAAGTACGATTACTGATTTGCAATTTTTAAAGGACAGAGGGCTTGTAAAAGCCATTCGCTCTTATGTAGTTGAGGGTGGGATGATTGTTGGGATTTGTGGTGGTTACCAAATGATGTGTAAAGAGCTGGTGGATCTTGCTGGTACAGATACAGGGACAGCAAATATGGTTGTTCAAGGTCTGGGATTAATCCCGGCAAAAACTATTTTCCATCAAGAAAAAATAACAACAAGAGTTTCAGGCAATCTTCATCCGCTAACTCGGATTGAGGGAATTTCATTAGAAGGGTACGAAATCCATTTAGGGAAAACAGAATATGATGCATTTGCAACAGTATCTCCATTTATTCTCTGTGAAGATGGAGAAACGGATGGGTACTATGCGTTTGATGGCCAAATTATTGGTACGTATTTACATCATCTTTTTCATAATGATGAATGGCGAAGCCATTGGTTGAATAAAATTCGTGCGATGAAAGAGCTTCAGATGAGGGAAATTGTTTCATTACAATCATTAAAGGACAGACGATTTGATGATTTGGCGGATATGGTGAAAGAACACCTCGATTGGAATCAAGTTAAAAGA
The Neobacillus sp. PS3-40 genome window above contains:
- a CDS encoding cobyric acid synthase, with the translated sequence MKGIMIQGTASDVGKSLITTAICRLLANEGVKVTPFKSQNMSNNSYVTMDGKEIGRAQGIQAEAAKTDASIWMNPILLKPRSDLQSEVVLLGKAICTLSGKSYRDTYYEKGLVTIMNSLSRLSESYEVIVMEGAGSPVEINLKDKELVNMKIAELAGVPVVLVADIDRGGVFASIVGTLELLTPPERNRVKGIIINKFRGDQSLFEEGVRWIEEKTGVPVLGVIPYMDHMIEGEDSLSIAERFSSKPKRSIEIGVVKVPFISNYSDIEPFLYEEDVSIKWIEKAEDFGHPDALIIPGTKSTITDLQFLKDRGLVKAIRSYVVEGGMIVGICGGYQMMCKELVDLAGTDTGTANMVVQGLGLIPAKTIFHQEKITTRVSGNLHPLTRIEGISLEGYEIHLGKTEYDAFATVSPFILCEDGETDGYYAFDGQIIGTYLHHLFHNDEWRSHWLNKIRAMKELQMREIVSLQSLKDRRFDDLADMVKEHLDWNQVKRIISQWEKS